One Sulfurimonas sp. HSL-3221 genomic window, GTTAGATGGAGCCCTGTCTTACGGCAGCCCGGACTTTCCTCTTGAAAATCAAGCTATCGCACGTTGTACCGCTGATATTATAGCATATGGGAGAAGTGCTGAGTATTTAACATATTATATAATATTTCCTTGAGGTGCAAAATGGCGTCGTCGCCCTCTTCTATTTGCAACACAAGATTGACTATATAACATATTATATAATATTAGAAAGGAGTTCAAAAAAAAGCGGCACTGTGCCGCCTTTTTCCTTACGCCGCCAGAGTGACGCCGGATTCGATAGCGTACTTGACGCCGAGTTCCCAGGCTTTGAGGTTTGCTTCGTGTACTTTTTTCGGTACCTTGGAAAGCATGACCTCTTTGAGGGCTTCCGGTTCGAGAACGCTTGTGATCTGGTTCGCAATCGCCATCGCTACGACAGATTGCGTAATGACGTTACCGACCTCTTCCTTTGCGATCGTGATAATGGGGATCTCAACGATCTTCCATGTTTGACGGTCTTCGTCTGTCGGGTGCACCAGGTTCGGGTCGACAACGATGACGCCGCCCGGCTTTACACCCTTTTTGAAAGACTGGTAGCTGACGTCCGCAACAGAGAGCATGAAGTCAATCTCGCCTTCGTTCGCGTACGGATAGCGGATTTCATCGTCGTCAAGCGTAATGTCAACAACGGTCGGGCCGCCACGGACCTGGGATGTATAGGTCGCCGTTTTCAGACCGAAACCGCCAAGTTTGATCTTACAGGCCGCCATGATCTCGCCGGCAAGGAGAACCCCCTGCCCGCCTACACCGGTAAAACGTAATGTATTTCTCATTTTATGCCTCCTTAGATCTTTTTCTCGAAGTCGTCTTGCGTCAGTTTCGCGCGTTTGCCCTGTGCTGCCGCTTTGATCTGGTCGTAAGATTCACAGTACTCAGGGTCATTAACCTCTTTGAGGACACCCGTCGGGAAAACGTTTTTCTTCTCTTCGTCGGAGAGGGCTTCCCATTTGCGCAGCGGCATTGTGATGCTGTCGATCCACTCAAGGTTCTGCATTGCATTCGCCATTTTGTTCTTACGGCCAAGGTTGATATGGCAGTTGGACATAATGTCGAAGAAAGAGAAACCTTTGTGGCTGAAGCCTTTGACAAGGATCTTCTCGAGTTTCTTCGGGTCAAGCATCGTTTCACGCGCAACAAAAGAGGCACCGGCACCGATCGCGAGCGCACAGGCGTCGAAGGTCGGGTCGATGTTACCGTTCTTCTGGCTGACCGTCCACATCCCCTGCGGTGTCGTCGGGGATGTCTGGGAGTTGGTCAGACCGTAGATGAAGTTGTTGATCAGGATGAAATTCAGGTCGATGTTACGGCGGCAACCGTGGATCGTGTGGTTACCACCGATCGCCAGGCCGTCACCGTCACCGGCAACAACGATCACGTTTGCTTCCGGTTTCGCAAGCTTCACGCCGGTAGCGTACGCAACGGTACGGCCGTGTGTCGTGTGAATCGTATTACAGTTAATGTAAGAGCTGAAACGTCCGGAACAACCGATACCGGAAACAACACAGACTTTGTCCATGTCCCAGCCCATCTTCTCGATCGCACGGATCGTCGCTTTGAGGATGACACCGTCACCGCAGCCCCAACACCAGAGTGTCGGCATCTTGTCTACACGAAGGTATTTGTCGTAGTTAAAAGCCATTACATCATCTCCTTAACTTTTGCGACCATCTCAGCCGGCGCGATAGGACGGCCGTTTGCTTTGAGCAGGCGGGTGAAGTCGTTGCGGCGAACAATACGTTCAATCTCCGTAGAATACTGACCCATGTTCAGCTCGGTTACCATGATCTTGTCACCGAAGCGTTCACCGATCTTGCGGATTTCCGCTTCCGGGCTCGGCCACATCATGATCGGGCGGAAGAGACCGGCTTTGATACCTTCTGCGCGCAGTTTCTGAACCGCTTCGAAGGCACCCAGCGCGATGGAACCGTATGCGATGATACAGACTTCCGCGTCGTCCATCAGGACCTCTTCGTAATCCGGAAGATCATCAAGACCGTCGTTTTGCGCAGCAACCGTGTTGATCTTTCCGGTAAGGCGTTCAATGTTAAATTCGCACTGTTCCGCGTCTTCCGTCGGGAAGCCCGTCGGACCGTGGTGCAGACCCGTGACGTGGTAGCGGTACCCTTCGAACATCGGGTTCAGGACCGCCGGCTCGTTCATCGGAACGTCATACGGACGATAGTCTTCCGGCGCACCGTCGAATTTCGCGCGGTCGACGATGCTCGCCTGG contains:
- a CDS encoding 2-oxoacid:acceptor oxidoreductase family protein yields the protein MRNTLRFTGVGGQGVLLAGEIMAACKIKLGGFGLKTATYTSQVRGGPTVVDITLDDDEIRYPYANEGEIDFMLSVADVSYQSFKKGVKPGGVIVVDPNLVHPTDEDRQTWKIVEIPIITIAKEEVGNVITQSVVAMAIANQITSVLEPEALKEVMLSKVPKKVHEANLKAWELGVKYAIESGVTLAA
- a CDS encoding 2-oxoglutarate ferredoxin oxidoreductase subunit beta, whose product is MAFNYDKYLRVDKMPTLWCWGCGDGVILKATIRAIEKMGWDMDKVCVVSGIGCSGRFSSYINCNTIHTTHGRTVAYATGVKLAKPEANVIVVAGDGDGLAIGGNHTIHGCRRNIDLNFILINNFIYGLTNSQTSPTTPQGMWTVSQKNGNIDPTFDACALAIGAGASFVARETMLDPKKLEKILVKGFSHKGFSFFDIMSNCHINLGRKNKMANAMQNLEWIDSITMPLRKWEALSDEEKKNVFPTGVLKEVNDPEYCESYDQIKAAAQGKRAKLTQDDFEKKI
- a CDS encoding 2-oxoglutarate synthase subunit alpha, which encodes MSRIVISTGNELAAKAAVDAGARFFGGYPITPSSEVMHESSDLLPAVGGVAIQMEDEIGGISAALGASMTGTKSFTATSGPGISLKAEQIGLGFIAEIPLVIINVMRGGPSTGLPTRVSQADIGQAKYPTHGDYASITLCAGSLTECYTQTVRAFNLAEKYMTPVFMLLDETIGHMHGKAELPDLEEIQASIVDRAKFDGAPEDYRPYDVPMNEPAVLNPMFEGYRYHVTGLHHGPTGFPTEDAEQCEFNIERLTGKINTVAAQNDGLDDLPDYEEVLMDDAEVCIIAYGSIALGAFEAVQKLRAEGIKAGLFRPIMMWPSPEAEIRKIGERFGDKIMVTELNMGQYSTEIERIVRRNDFTRLLKANGRPIAPAEMVAKVKEMM